The following proteins come from a genomic window of Thermoproteus sp.:
- a CDS encoding YbhB/YbcL family Raf kinase inhibitor-like protein, whose translation MELSSPAFKYGEPIPRKYTCEGEDVSPPLSISGVPQGAKALVLIMEDPDAPIGLFVHWVLYNMPPTLQAVPEAVPKRPEVSGIGVQGVNDFGRVGYGGPCPPRGHGPHRYFFRLYAVSEPLQLGPRATRAEVLKAIQGRVLAEAEYMGTYRR comes from the coding sequence ATGGAGCTGTCGAGTCCGGCCTTTAAGTACGGCGAGCCGATACCCCGCAAGTACACCTGCGAGGGTGAAGACGTGTCGCCTCCCCTCTCCATATCGGGCGTGCCTCAAGGCGCCAAGGCGCTGGTCCTGATAATGGAGGACCCCGACGCTCCCATAGGCCTCTTCGTCCACTGGGTCCTATACAACATGCCGCCTACCCTCCAGGCCGTACCCGAGGCCGTGCCCAAGAGGCCCGAAGTGTCGGGCATAGGCGTCCAGGGCGTCAACGACTTCGGGAGGGTTGGCTACGGCGGCCCATGTCCGCCTAGAGGCCACGGGCCCCATAGGTACTTCTTCAGGCTCTACGCCGTGTCGGAGCCCCTCCAGCTGGGGCCCAGAGCCACTAGGGCCGAGGTCCTCAAGGCCATCCAGGGCAGGGTCTTGGCGGAGGCCGAATATATGGGCACCTATAGGAGATAG
- the cc1 gene encoding DNA-binding protein CC1 yields the protein MAKQKLKFYDIKAKQSFETDKYETVEKNTARGPMIFAVATSPYTGIKVWRLIGRKK from the coding sequence ATGGCTAAACAAAAATTGAAGTTCTACGACATTAAGGCGAAACAATCGTTCGAGACGGATAAGTATGAGACTGTTGAGAAGAATACGGCTAGAGGCCCCATGATATTTGCAGTAGCCACCTCACCCTACACAGGCATAAAAGTCTGGAGACTAATCGGCAGGAAGAAATAA